The following coding sequences are from one Lysinibacillus sp. FSL W8-0992 window:
- a CDS encoding HK97 family phage prohead protease translates to MAKQKEIRTLDIQGLQTRSQGDSEANAIEGYAAVFNSPTDIGGMFTEIIAPGAFADAIASNEDIRALFNHDWNNVLGRTKSGTLRLSEDARGLKFDVDLPNTTLARDLSESLKRGDISQCSFGFIPTGETWDWEPEIPVRTINSVELHEISVVSIPAYEDTEVSLRSKEANKSIEQRLKLIQKINSVLEENKHE, encoded by the coding sequence GTGGCCAAGCAAAAGGAGATACGGACGCTTGATATTCAAGGACTTCAAACGAGAAGCCAGGGGGATAGTGAGGCGAATGCAATTGAAGGTTATGCAGCCGTATTTAATTCTCCAACAGATATTGGGGGAATGTTTACAGAGATTATAGCGCCAGGTGCCTTTGCCGATGCAATTGCCTCAAATGAGGACATACGCGCGCTATTTAACCACGATTGGAATAATGTCTTAGGAAGAACTAAGAGTGGAACTTTGCGCCTGTCTGAGGACGCTAGAGGGCTTAAATTTGATGTTGATTTACCTAATACAACATTGGCAAGGGATTTATCTGAGAGCTTAAAACGCGGTGATATTTCACAATGTTCTTTTGGTTTTATACCTACAGGCGAAACGTGGGATTGGGAACCTGAAATACCTGTTCGAACAATTAACAGCGTTGAACTGCATGAAATCAGCGTGGTAAGTATTCCAGCGTATGAAGATACAGAAGTATCATTGCGCTCAAAAGAAGCAAATAAATCAATTGAACAACGATTGAAATTAATACAAAAAATAAACTCAGTTTTGGAGGAAAACAAGCATGAATAA
- a CDS encoding phage portal protein, giving the protein MGIRDRFSGFLARQVEKRGLIEDSLGGSVRLNGWFANDENILHSSDVFELLQDISNQMALAQIVVEDQETGKDITNHHVLKLLRNPNKYLTGTEFMKLMVNTYLVEGEIYPFYTGKEIHIVSNVDAELDSNLEEHFKINGTEIPSKMIRHIKNIGLNHLTGVGLKQLGKDTLEGVMSAEKVLTDKYKKGGILAFLLKLDAHINPKNGAQSILINSILDQLEGIDDSRTIKLIPLGKGYLIDELKSPIDDAKILSYLNVYKKDLGKFLNIDVETYRAMLKIDLEKAMMYLHNKAIKPIMQNFEDHLSLLFFGPNSNLRLKFKINILDFVSYSTKTNIAYNLVRTMVATPDDARDELLGFDRLFTEESMKLYISKDLIAGEEINKATDNSLKGGEEGGQAKGDTDA; this is encoded by the coding sequence ATGGGGATACGCGATAGATTTTCAGGATTTTTAGCTCGCCAAGTTGAAAAGCGAGGCTTGATAGAGGACTCATTAGGCGGAAGTGTACGGTTGAACGGATGGTTTGCAAATGACGAAAACATTTTACATTCAAGTGATGTGTTCGAATTGTTGCAAGACATAAGTAACCAAATGGCTTTGGCTCAGATAGTAGTTGAAGACCAGGAAACAGGCAAGGACATTACGAACCATCATGTTCTAAAATTGTTACGCAATCCTAACAAATATTTAACTGGCACAGAATTTATGAAGTTGATGGTGAACACCTATTTAGTAGAAGGTGAGATTTATCCTTTTTACACTGGTAAAGAGATTCACATTGTATCGAATGTAGACGCTGAATTAGATAGTAATTTGGAGGAACATTTCAAAATCAACGGTACTGAAATACCTTCTAAGATGATTCGGCACATTAAGAATATAGGGCTTAATCATTTAACAGGTGTTGGATTGAAACAGCTAGGGAAGGACACGTTAGAAGGTGTTATGAGCGCTGAAAAGGTACTTACAGATAAGTACAAAAAGGGTGGCATTCTTGCATTCTTATTAAAATTAGATGCCCATATCAACCCGAAAAATGGCGCTCAATCCATTTTAATTAATTCTATCCTGGATCAATTAGAGGGAATCGATGACAGTCGTACAATTAAGCTCATTCCTTTGGGGAAAGGGTATTTAATCGATGAATTGAAAAGTCCAATTGATGATGCCAAAATCCTTTCATACTTGAACGTTTATAAAAAGGATCTAGGAAAGTTTTTAAATATCGATGTGGAAACATACAGGGCAATGTTAAAGATCGACTTAGAGAAAGCCATGATGTACTTGCACAATAAGGCTATTAAACCCATAATGCAAAATTTTGAAGACCATTTGAGTCTTCTTTTTTTCGGCCCAAATTCGAATTTACGGTTAAAATTCAAGATTAATATTTTGGATTTTGTGTCGTACAGCACGAAAACAAATATTGCTTATAACCTAGTTAGAACAATGGTTGCAACGCCTGACGACGCTCGCGATGAATTACTAGGCTTTGATAGATTGTTCACCGAAGAATCAATGAAGCTTTATATTTCTAAGGACTTAATTGCGGGTGAAGAAATTAATAAAGCCACAGATAACAGCTTGAAGGGAGGTGAAGAAGGTGGCCAAGCAAAAGGAGATACGGACGCTTGA